A single Pirellulales bacterium DNA region contains:
- a CDS encoding HEAT repeat domain-containing protein: MPIAQSKSNLQPRRARFKTILFSLALFVVAAVAGIQVGRHFNHRFSDARPTGIQFTPGQQLTYHVDFNSTSFSNVSSLFSASSATSSDASEVSPLGLTHLFQPALQANLECTAIQADGNGVVLACQFLNPQVHFQAEGLDLPEQSKQIQSGLALPMFCLLDAHGRVQSVWFNAAATPLIQRIASAIFAGLQVVNPLPGANSVTQWDAEEEDPSGKLLAHYQVQSDGTIHKTKTQYLPDTTAKKTRTIQLIPLIQSQGEYVDTLDGEGNLVSVAAAEAQTVTIQNKEVGHGTLQLDVSLLRKQEATPDQLERLQSAYADLRNSVRAIPLYDPTPQQQAEQNIQRQALGADTLDSLLAALAAAEAAPPQENEIMQLFLKFKALAYVHPEACAQLGQLLTDAKTGGLRMQILSDALQAAGNPQAQAALCTAILARSSEINANRVLIPALGYVESPTPETVEALQWLAFGMFDKAVTSTARLALGSAARNVADDSPSRAAKIVDRILQELNQANPADAWELLLALGNAGSTEALPTLQNYLANPDPQLRGAAAWAMRWIDSPQVDPLLTKVLLDDPQATARLEAVRAFRFREKSAANLAVQASALAKDADPEVRVELLNNVWEARPSFPQARQLVEKAAADDPSEDVRKAAAKLLEDAKVKQ; encoded by the coding sequence ATGCCGATAGCGCAATCCAAGTCAAACCTGCAACCGCGGCGCGCCCGCTTCAAGACGATTCTGTTTTCACTAGCGCTCTTCGTCGTGGCGGCTGTCGCCGGCATCCAGGTTGGTCGGCACTTCAATCACCGCTTCAGCGACGCCCGCCCTACAGGCATTCAGTTTACCCCCGGCCAACAACTGACGTATCACGTCGATTTTAATTCCACGTCATTTTCCAACGTGTCCAGTTTATTTTCGGCATCCTCCGCCACGTCTTCCGATGCGTCAGAAGTTTCACCCCTAGGGCTCACTCACCTGTTCCAGCCCGCGCTGCAGGCAAACCTGGAATGCACCGCGATCCAAGCCGATGGAAACGGCGTCGTTTTAGCTTGCCAGTTTCTTAATCCGCAGGTTCACTTCCAAGCCGAAGGTCTGGACCTGCCCGAACAATCGAAACAGATTCAATCGGGGCTGGCCCTTCCCATGTTTTGCCTGCTCGATGCCCACGGCCGAGTGCAATCGGTATGGTTTAACGCTGCCGCCACCCCGTTAATTCAACGCATTGCTAGCGCAATCTTCGCAGGCTTGCAAGTCGTGAATCCGCTGCCGGGCGCCAATTCGGTTACCCAGTGGGATGCCGAGGAAGAAGACCCCAGCGGCAAGCTTCTGGCACACTATCAAGTTCAGTCGGATGGAACAATTCACAAAACCAAAACTCAGTATTTGCCCGATACGACCGCCAAGAAAACGCGAACCATTCAGTTAATTCCCTTAATTCAATCCCAAGGCGAATACGTTGATACTTTGGACGGCGAGGGCAACTTGGTTAGTGTGGCTGCGGCCGAAGCGCAAACCGTAACGATCCAAAACAAAGAGGTAGGCCACGGAACTCTACAGTTGGATGTCAGCCTGCTCCGCAAGCAGGAAGCCACGCCAGATCAGTTGGAACGGCTCCAATCGGCCTACGCCGATTTAAGGAATTCGGTCCGGGCCATTCCCCTGTACGATCCTACGCCTCAACAGCAGGCCGAGCAGAACATTCAGCGACAGGCACTGGGTGCCGATACTCTAGATTCCCTGCTGGCCGCCTTGGCTGCGGCGGAAGCTGCCCCGCCCCAGGAAAACGAAATCATGCAGCTCTTTCTTAAATTCAAAGCCCTGGCATATGTTCATCCGGAAGCGTGCGCCCAGTTAGGCCAACTGCTAACCGACGCCAAAACCGGCGGCTTGCGCATGCAAATCTTGAGCGATGCGCTGCAGGCGGCCGGAAACCCTCAGGCGCAGGCAGCGCTGTGCACAGCCATTCTTGCCAGGTCTTCCGAGATCAATGCCAATCGCGTGTTAATTCCCGCCCTCGGCTACGTCGAATCACCCACGCCCGAAACGGTGGAAGCTTTGCAATGGCTCGCCTTCGGAATGTTCGACAAAGCTGTCACTTCCACCGCCCGGCTGGCCCTGGGCAGCGCGGCCCGCAACGTGGCCGACGATTCTCCCTCCCGGGCCGCAAAAATCGTCGACCGCATTCTCCAGGAATTGAACCAGGCCAATCCCGCCGATGCCTGGGAACTGCTGCTGGCCCTGGGCAACGCCGGATCGACCGAGGCCTTGCCCACGTTGCAAAACTACCTGGCAAACCCCGATCCCCAGCTCCGCGGCGCGGCCGCCTGGGCCATGCGCTGGATCGATTCGCCCCAAGTCGATCCGCTGCTGACGAAAGTTCTGCTGGACGATCCGCAAGCAACGGCCCGCTTGGAAGCCGTCCGCGCCTTTCGCTTCCGCGAAAAATCCGCGGCCAACCTCGCCGTTCAAGCCTCGGCCCTGGCCAAAGATGCCGATCCGGAGGTCCGCGTCGAATTGCTCAATAACGTGTGGGAGGCACGCCCGTCGTTTCCCCAAGCCAGGCAATTGGTTGAAAAGGCCGCTGCCGACGATCCCTCCGAAGACGTCCGCAAAGCCGCTGCCAAGCTATTAGAAGACGCCAAGGTCAAGCAGTGA